Proteins found in one Paenibacillus dendritiformis genomic segment:
- a CDS encoding class I SAM-dependent methyltransferase, with protein sequence MFSYYSNLCTEVYDLTKPVGHSIGGDIEYYLDRLQSCSGRILEAAVGSGRMLIPLLEAGLLVDGIDYSPAMLASCHKRCEERNLKPMLYEGELQNFALPHKYDAIVIPTGSFCLIDNRQDSINALTCFYEHLTPGGRVIIDLILPERMEIGTISTSTFTFPSGDVITVENKLVEFNMIHQYSVSYLKYEKWREGSLIQSELQRFALRWYGIEEFKLVLDNIGFSDIVCSTDYVYGKQPTDGSQTFTFEAVRK encoded by the coding sequence ATGTTCAGTTATTACAGTAATCTATGCACGGAAGTATATGATCTTACCAAACCTGTCGGGCACTCCATCGGTGGCGATATCGAGTATTATCTTGATAGACTCCAATCTTGCAGCGGTAGAATTCTGGAAGCGGCTGTAGGCTCAGGGCGTATGCTTATTCCCCTTCTTGAAGCAGGACTGCTTGTAGACGGGATTGATTATTCCCCTGCAATGTTGGCTTCTTGCCATAAACGCTGTGAAGAGCGAAACCTAAAGCCAATGTTGTATGAAGGAGAATTACAAAATTTTGCGCTGCCCCATAAATACGATGCCATCGTTATTCCAACCGGGTCTTTCTGTTTGATTGATAATCGTCAAGACTCGATTAACGCCCTTACATGTTTTTACGAGCACCTGACTCCCGGAGGACGGGTAATTATTGACCTTATTTTGCCCGAACGCATGGAGATAGGGACGATTTCAACATCAACCTTTACGTTCCCTTCAGGAGATGTCATTACTGTAGAAAATAAGCTCGTGGAATTTAATATGATCCATCAATACTCGGTATCCTATCTCAAATACGAAAAGTGGCGCGAAGGATCTTTAATTCAATCCGAGCTGCAACGTTTTGCGCTTCGCTGGTACGGTATTGAGGAATTCAAGCTCGTATTAGATAACATTGGCTTCTCAGACATCGTATGCTCTACCGATT